A stretch of the Vagococcus xieshaowenii genome encodes the following:
- a CDS encoding DUF951 domain-containing protein yields MYDLGDIVEMKKPHACQTNRWEIIRMGMDIKMRCENCRHIVMMPRKEFDKKIKRVLVKKGD; encoded by the coding sequence ATGTATGACTTAGGCGATATCGTGGAGATGAAAAAACCACACGCTTGCCAAACTAACCGATGGGAAATAATTCGCATGGGAATGGACATCAAAATGCGCTGTGAGAACTGTCGTCATATCGTGATGATGCCTCGCAAAGAATTCGACAAAAAAATCAAACGCGTATTGGTAAAAAAAGGTGATTGA